A single region of the Ziziphus jujuba cultivar Dongzao chromosome 10, ASM3175591v1 genome encodes:
- the LOC107410396 gene encoding PRA1 family protein F3: protein MASTSWNAMALSLAQDQDAHLLEFFNCPSTFGKAIMRVKHNLYYFRFSYSIVILFILFTSLLWNPLAIVVFTIFFFGWLVGYCCNDDPIELINCNVDCRGFLAVFWVLTLFALISTGFWLNVLVSILIGSALVGIHALFRRTDDLYYVELIQRESIIIQRVDGASHHC from the coding sequence ATGGCTTCGACCAGCTGGAATGCCATGGCGTTGTCTCTGGCGCAAGATCAAGACGCGCATTTGCTGGAGTTCTTCAACTGTCCCAGCACCTTTGGCAAAGCCATAATGCGTGTGAAGCACAACCTTTACTACTTCCGCTTCAGTTACTCCATCGTCATCCTCTTTATCCTCTTCACCAGCCTCTTATGGAACCCCCTCGCCATCGTCGTCTTCACCATCTTCTTCTTTGGCTGGTTGGTCGGTTACTGCTGTAACGACGATCCAATTGAGCTCATAAACTGCAATGTCGATTGCCGCGGGTTCTTGGCTGTTTTTTGGGTCCTCACACTTTTTGCTCTGATCTCTACCGGTTTCTGGCTCAATGTCTTGGTTTCGATCTTGATTGGTTCTGCGCTTGTTGGAATCCACGCCTTGTTTAGGAGAACGGACGATCTGTATTATGTGGAACTGATACAGCGAGAGTCCATAATCATCCAGAGGGTCGATGGGGCGTCACATCATTGCTGA